One part of the Gaiellales bacterium genome encodes these proteins:
- a CDS encoding carboxypeptidase M32: protein MSEAAAPDPAVGTLTDTWERLIARMREFSDIDHATALLGWDQETMMPLRGGDGRARQMATLRVVRHERLVDPVLGDLLDRADGEALDGARAAMVRWLKRDRDRAVKLPQEFVRRLALAEGHGVNAWRVAREEGDFRLYQAELEEVIAAKRDEADLVGYEGERYDALLDRYEPGMRVERLEPLLRGLREELGTLLEAIVAAPERPPAPFDGRLFPDQQQWDLTIRLLGDLGYDMTAGRQDRSAHPFTQTIGLGDVRVTTRIDERHPLSAVYSTVHEAGHGMYEQGFDPAYEDTPVASAPSLGLHESQSRLWENIVGRSLPFWEHYAPVMHQVFGDAMAGAGAEDLYRAANRVERSLIRVEADEVTYNLHILIRFELELALMRDELEVAELPQAWNDAYERALGVRPPNDALGVMQDIHWSHGSFGYFPTYTLGNLYSALLWDAYRGADAQADEHIRRGEFHHLLDWLREHVHRHGAIDLGEDLIRRVTGSGLDHGPFMRYLWDKYAPLYGISR, encoded by the coding sequence ATGAGCGAGGCGGCCGCGCCCGATCCGGCCGTCGGAACGCTGACGGATACGTGGGAACGGCTGATCGCGCGCATGCGCGAGTTCAGCGACATCGACCACGCGACCGCGCTGCTCGGCTGGGACCAGGAGACGATGATGCCGCTGCGCGGCGGCGACGGGCGAGCGCGGCAGATGGCCACGCTGCGCGTGGTGCGGCATGAGCGGCTGGTCGACCCGGTGCTCGGCGACCTGCTCGACCGCGCCGACGGCGAGGCGCTCGACGGCGCCCGGGCGGCGATGGTGCGGTGGCTCAAGCGCGACCGCGACCGTGCCGTCAAGCTCCCGCAGGAGTTCGTGCGACGGCTTGCGCTGGCGGAGGGGCACGGCGTGAACGCGTGGCGGGTTGCCCGCGAGGAGGGCGACTTCCGGCTCTACCAGGCCGAGCTCGAGGAGGTGATCGCCGCCAAGCGGGACGAGGCTGACCTGGTCGGCTATGAAGGGGAGCGGTACGACGCGCTGCTCGACCGCTACGAGCCGGGCATGCGCGTCGAGCGGCTCGAGCCGCTGCTGCGCGGCCTGCGCGAGGAGCTGGGCACGCTGCTCGAGGCCATCGTCGCCGCGCCGGAGCGGCCGCCGGCGCCGTTCGACGGCCGGCTGTTCCCCGACCAGCAGCAGTGGGACCTCACCATCCGGCTGCTCGGAGACCTCGGATACGACATGACGGCCGGGCGGCAGGACCGCTCCGCGCACCCGTTCACCCAGACGATTGGCCTCGGCGACGTGCGGGTGACCACGCGGATCGACGAGCGGCATCCGCTCAGCGCGGTCTACTCCACGGTGCACGAGGCGGGGCACGGCATGTACGAGCAGGGCTTCGACCCAGCGTACGAGGACACGCCGGTGGCGTCGGCGCCCTCGCTCGGCCTGCACGAATCGCAGTCGCGCCTGTGGGAGAACATCGTCGGCCGCAGCCTGCCGTTCTGGGAGCACTACGCGCCGGTCATGCACCAGGTGTTCGGCGACGCGATGGCCGGCGCCGGCGCGGAAGATCTCTACCGCGCGGCCAACCGGGTGGAACGGTCGCTGATCCGGGTGGAGGCGGACGAGGTCACCTACAACCTGCACATCCTCATCCGCTTCGAGCTCGAGCTGGCCCTGATGCGCGACGAGCTCGAGGTGGCGGAGCTTCCGCAGGCATGGAACGACGCCTACGAGCGTGCGCTCGGGGTGCGGCCGCCGAACGACGCGCTGGGCGTGATGCAGGACATCCACTGGTCGCACGGCTCGTTCGGCTACTTCCCGACCTACACGCTCGGGAATCTGTACTCGGCACTGCTGTGGGACGCGTACCGGGGGGCCGACGCGCAGGCCGACGAGCACATCCGGCGCGGCGAGTTCCACCATCTGCTCGACTGGCTGCGCGAGCACGTCCACCGCCACGGCGCCATCGACCTCGGCGAGGATCTGATCCGGCGGGTGACGGGGTCGGGGCTCGACCACGGCCCGTTCATGCGGTACCTCTGGGACAAGTACGCGCCGCTCTACGGCATCTCGCGATGA
- a CDS encoding M20/M25/M40 family metallo-hydrolase, whose product MRPGDSVVDMFVELAAIGSPSGEERAVADRVHGYLHDLGLETDEDRAGEAIGSEIGNIYCRVPPTAEGTPIFLNAHLDTVPPTDAIDPVVEDGVVTNRLDTILGADNKAAVVAMLAAVAERVRSGGGHAGLELVFTPMEEVGLRGAKQFDVSRLEAPFGYCYDHAAPIGNIVLAAPSQRTLTLTFRGWPAHSGIAPENGRSAILAASRAIAAMPLGRLDERTTTNVGLIEGGVAGNIVPPLCVVRAEARSRSAERLSETVQAMLDASAAAADETGCELEAAVTSEYETYRFGGEERAVTMAVAALERCGYAPSFIESGGGADANVFNAAGKPCLNLCNGMAEIHTSQEHITVADLEGMTSVTGALIDLARLGA is encoded by the coding sequence ATGAGACCCGGCGACTCCGTGGTGGACATGTTCGTCGAGCTCGCCGCCATCGGCAGCCCGTCGGGGGAGGAGCGCGCCGTCGCCGACCGGGTTCACGGGTATCTGCACGACCTCGGGCTCGAGACGGACGAGGACCGCGCCGGCGAGGCGATCGGGTCGGAGATCGGCAACATCTACTGCCGTGTGCCGCCAACGGCGGAGGGCACGCCGATCTTCCTCAATGCCCACCTCGACACCGTGCCGCCGACCGACGCGATCGACCCGGTGGTCGAGGACGGGGTCGTCACGAACCGGCTGGACACGATCCTCGGCGCCGACAACAAGGCGGCCGTCGTCGCCATGCTGGCTGCCGTCGCCGAGCGGGTGCGATCCGGCGGCGGCCACGCGGGGCTCGAGCTCGTGTTCACGCCGATGGAGGAGGTCGGTCTGCGCGGCGCCAAGCAGTTCGACGTCTCACGGCTCGAGGCGCCGTTCGGCTACTGCTACGACCACGCCGCTCCGATCGGCAACATCGTCCTCGCCGCGCCGTCTCAGCGGACGCTGACGCTCACCTTCCGCGGCTGGCCGGCGCACTCAGGCATCGCGCCCGAGAACGGCCGCAGCGCCATCCTCGCGGCATCGCGCGCGATCGCGGCGATGCCGCTCGGGCGGCTCGACGAACGCACGACGACGAACGTCGGGTTGATCGAGGGCGGGGTGGCCGGGAACATCGTGCCGCCGCTCTGCGTGGTCCGGGCGGAGGCGCGCAGCCGCAGCGCCGAGCGCCTCAGCGAGACGGTGCAGGCGATGCTGGACGCTTCGGCGGCCGCCGCCGACGAGACCGGCTGCGAGCTCGAGGCGGCCGTGACCAGCGAGTACGAGACCTACCGCTTCGGCGGCGAGGAGCGTGCCGTGACGATGGCGGTGGCGGCGCTCGAGCGCTGCGGGTATGCGCCGTCGTTCATCGAGTCCGGTGGCGGGGCGGATGCGAACGTCTTCAACGCCGCCGGGAAGCCGTGTCTCAACCTCTGCAACGGGATGGCCGAGATCCACACGTCGCAGGAGCACATCACGGTCGCCGACCTGGAGGGCATGACGTCGGTGACCGGCGCGCTGATCGATCTCGCACGGTTGGGCGCCTGA